One bacterium genomic region harbors:
- a CDS encoding M48 family metalloprotease yields MKRTRLLVLVALIAWLGGCTVNPVTGESELVLMSPEREAALGAQAAEQVKQEMGLVDDPELSAYVRAIGARLAANSPRQDTNYEFRVVDMPEANAFALPGGYIYVSRGLLTLCNSEEELANVMGHEVGHVAARHSAQRETRAAGAGLLTALGTILAGAYGGAEAAQTVGQIGQVAGAGLIASYGRDQERQADSVGQRLSARSGWDPHQMSTFLRTLEADGRLAHGNRAPSFFDSHPATPERVGNTAALAGTLVRAATPPIARNRADFLRRIRGIMVGPNPAEGVVDGTSFLHVGMDFRMKFPDGWNVQNGRSAVAAISSDRGAQIALESQGRGSDPAVAAKAFLQEQQIQIADHGARRIAGLLAYHVAGTANSQGSSAGVYLTWIVHDGAVFRITGLTAVAKFKSYRPAFERAARSFRPLTSPERNSVDKHLLETATARAGETLARFSARTGNTWSAEKTSIVNAIRPDARLRAGQLLKIAVARRYRP; encoded by the coding sequence ATGAAGCGAACCCGTCTACTCGTTCTCGTTGCGCTCATCGCCTGGCTCGGTGGCTGCACGGTCAACCCGGTCACCGGCGAGAGCGAACTGGTATTGATGTCGCCCGAGCGCGAAGCCGCCCTCGGGGCCCAGGCGGCCGAACAGGTCAAGCAGGAGATGGGTCTGGTAGACGACCCGGAACTCTCCGCGTACGTACGGGCAATCGGGGCGAGGCTCGCCGCGAACTCCCCCAGACAGGACACGAATTACGAGTTCCGCGTGGTCGACATGCCCGAAGCCAATGCATTTGCGCTACCGGGCGGATACATCTACGTGTCGCGCGGGCTGCTGACGCTGTGCAACTCCGAAGAAGAACTCGCCAATGTGATGGGGCACGAAGTCGGGCACGTGGCGGCTCGCCACTCCGCTCAACGAGAAACGCGAGCAGCCGGGGCGGGCTTGCTGACGGCACTCGGCACGATCCTGGCCGGCGCCTACGGAGGCGCGGAGGCTGCCCAGACCGTCGGACAGATCGGCCAGGTTGCCGGTGCGGGACTGATCGCGTCCTATGGGAGGGATCAGGAACGCCAGGCGGACTCGGTCGGTCAACGCCTTTCGGCCCGCTCGGGCTGGGATCCCCATCAGATGAGTACCTTCTTGAGAACGCTGGAAGCCGACGGGCGGCTTGCGCACGGCAATCGCGCGCCCAGTTTCTTCGACTCCCATCCGGCGACACCGGAGCGCGTTGGGAATACCGCTGCACTGGCGGGAACTCTGGTCCGGGCTGCCACGCCGCCAATTGCGCGCAATCGCGCCGATTTCCTGCGACGCATTCGCGGGATCATGGTCGGGCCGAACCCGGCCGAGGGCGTGGTCGATGGCACGAGCTTCCTGCACGTGGGAATGGATTTCCGCATGAAGTTTCCCGACGGTTGGAACGTACAGAACGGACGTTCGGCCGTCGCCGCGATCAGCTCGGATCGCGGCGCGCAGATCGCGCTCGAGTCCCAGGGCCGCGGTTCCGACCCGGCCGTCGCTGCGAAGGCCTTCCTGCAGGAGCAACAGATCCAGATTGCAGACCACGGCGCTCGGCGAATCGCCGGCCTACTCGCCTATCACGTAGCCGGTACGGCAAACTCACAAGGAAGTTCAGCCGGCGTCTACCTGACGTGGATCGTGCACGACGGTGCGGTCTTCCGCATCACGGGCCTGACCGCGGTCGCGAAGTTCAAGAGCTATCGTCCGGCTTTCGAAAGAGCCGCGAGGAGCTTTCGACCACTGACGAGTCCCGAACGCAACTCCGTCGACAAACACCTCCTCGAAACGGCGACTGCGCGTGCGGGAGAAACTCTGGCTCGCTTTTCCGCGCGCACCGGAAATACCTGGAGCGCCGAGAAGACTTCCATCGTCAACGCGATCCGACCGGACGCGCGCCTGCGGGCCGGGCAACTACTCAAGATCGCCGTCGCCCGACGTTACAGGCCGTAG
- a CDS encoding 3'-5' exonuclease has translation MLKAVKDRVWAFDLEWIPDPLAGQILYDLPETSSARETMQRMWQEGGASEEDPTPFLKLIRCRIVSIAALTRQVRKDGEVVLNLTSLPHDPDDAKSRREAEVIGPFMDAIGEQRPQLVGYNSLGSDLKILVQRGVVLGLRAPGFCERPNKPWEGIDYFARGSDWNIDLQDMLGGFGKSVPSLHEFAVQSGIPGKMEVDGNQVAALWLDGDHRKIVQYNEFDAVTTYLVWLRVAHFSGHFSDHQYEDEQKRVRDLLNEECKRPERAHLMAYQEEWERLQNLVLARQDPTG, from the coding sequence TTGCTCAAGGCTGTAAAAGATCGCGTGTGGGCTTTCGATCTCGAGTGGATTCCAGACCCGCTCGCGGGTCAAATCCTGTACGACCTTCCCGAAACCAGCAGCGCCCGAGAAACCATGCAACGCATGTGGCAGGAGGGGGGCGCGAGCGAAGAAGACCCGACGCCATTTCTCAAGCTGATCCGCTGTCGCATCGTCTCGATCGCGGCGCTTACCCGGCAGGTCCGCAAGGACGGTGAAGTCGTCCTCAACCTCACATCGTTGCCGCACGATCCCGACGATGCCAAGAGCCGCCGAGAAGCCGAAGTGATCGGTCCGTTCATGGATGCGATCGGCGAACAGCGACCGCAACTGGTCGGCTACAACTCCCTGGGATCCGACCTGAAGATTCTCGTGCAACGGGGCGTGGTGCTGGGCCTGCGCGCACCGGGATTCTGCGAGCGTCCGAACAAGCCGTGGGAAGGCATCGACTACTTCGCCCGGGGCAGCGACTGGAACATCGATCTTCAAGACATGCTAGGCGGCTTCGGCAAATCCGTGCCTTCGTTGCACGAGTTCGCCGTGCAGTCGGGCATCCCCGGAAAAATGGAGGTCGACGGCAATCAAGTCGCGGCGCTCTGGCTCGACGGCGATCACCGCAAGATCGTGCAGTACAACGAATTCGACGCGGTCACGACGTATCTGGTGTGGCTGCGCGTGGCGCACTTCTCGGGACATTTCAGCGACCACCAATACGAAGACGAGCAGAAGCGGGTGCGCGACCTTCTCAACGAAGAATGCAAGCGACCCGAACGAGCGCACCTCATGGCCTACCAGGAAGAGTGGGAACGCTTGCAGAACCTCGTCCTGGCACGACAAGACCCGACTGGATGA